A genomic window from Pirellulales bacterium includes:
- a CDS encoding TIGR03067 domain-containing protein, with amino-acid sequence MRYCACLAILGGALLSIGADRVESDKDRIQGDWQVVSFERNGEQLKDAVGDVDRFVDGKVLLVEKDDPCETCEFVVALFPDEDPKQIDFKYTGPERDDIEPGKDTMRGIYQWQGEQLVICMGVGGGERPTEFTAPKGTEFSLERLKRIR; translated from the coding sequence ATGAGATACTGTGCTTGCCTTGCGATACTTGGTGGCGCCCTGCTCTCGATCGGGGCCGATCGCGTCGAATCAGACAAAGATCGAATCCAGGGCGACTGGCAAGTTGTCTCATTCGAGCGAAATGGTGAGCAGCTAAAAGACGCCGTCGGCGACGTTGATCGATTCGTCGATGGAAAGGTACTGCTTGTCGAGAAAGACGACCCTTGCGAGACGTGCGAATTCGTCGTCGCGTTGTTTCCTGACGAAGATCCCAAGCAAATCGACTTCAAATACACCGGCCCAGAGCGAGACGACATTGAGCCCGGCAAAGACACCATGCGGGGTATCTATCAGTGGCAGGGAGAGCAGCTGGTTATCTGCATGGGGGTCGGTGGTGGCGAGCGACCTACGGAATTCACGGCCCCCAAAGGAACGGAATTCTCTCTGGAACGCCTCAAGCGAATTCGATGA
- a CDS encoding NAD-dependent epimerase/dehydratase family protein yields the protein MTRSLITGGAGFIGSHLADALLARGEQVIVVDDESTGNTSNLDSARQQAGFTYVRGSVADRGLIRQLLDDVDCVYHLAAAVGVQLIASNPVRTIETNIFPTELLLRELKLRSDQGQLTKLFLASTSEVYGKNPLPKWTEEDDLVFGPTTRARWSYGVSKAVDEFLALAYAREHGLPVVIARFFNVVGPRQSGAYGMVLPRLIDAALVGGPLVVHDDGQQVRCFAHVADVVAAVLALVGTPAALGRVFNVGSDQAVSILDLAQQVVAAIDSRLTIIFQSYAEAYSADFEDVRSRVPDLGRLRATIDFRLRYDLQAIIRDVIDSRRG from the coding sequence TTGACCCGATCGCTAATCACCGGGGGGGCCGGCTTTATCGGCAGTCATTTGGCCGATGCTCTCTTGGCGCGCGGCGAACAGGTGATCGTGGTCGACGACGAGTCGACAGGCAATACCTCGAATCTCGACTCGGCCAGGCAGCAAGCCGGATTTACCTACGTGCGCGGTTCGGTGGCCGATCGCGGGCTGATACGGCAACTGCTGGACGATGTCGACTGCGTCTACCATCTGGCCGCCGCGGTGGGCGTGCAACTCATTGCCAGCAATCCGGTCCGCACGATCGAGACAAATATATTTCCCACCGAGCTACTGCTGAGAGAACTCAAGCTGCGGTCCGACCAGGGGCAGCTAACAAAGTTGTTTCTTGCCAGCACAAGCGAGGTCTACGGCAAGAACCCCCTGCCGAAATGGACCGAGGAAGATGATCTGGTCTTCGGGCCCACAACCCGGGCACGCTGGTCATACGGAGTATCGAAGGCGGTCGACGAGTTTCTGGCCCTGGCGTATGCGCGCGAACATGGTCTGCCTGTAGTCATCGCCCGGTTCTTCAACGTCGTCGGCCCGCGGCAGAGTGGGGCGTATGGCATGGTTTTGCCGCGTTTGATCGATGCCGCTTTGGTCGGCGGTCCATTAGTAGTGCACGACGATGGCCAGCAGGTGCGTTGTTTCGCCCATGTCGCGGACGTGGTCGCTGCGGTGCTCGCGCTCGTGGGCACACCGGCGGCACTGGGCCGCGTGTTCAACGTCGGCAGCGACCAGGCGGTAAGCATTCTCGATCTTGCCCAGCAGGTTGTGGCCGCGATCGACTCTCGCCTGACGATTATTTTCCAGAGTTACGCCGAAGCCTATTCGGCGGATTTTGAAGATGTGCGTAGCCGGGTGCCCGACCTAGGCAGACTGCGGGCCACGATCGACTTTCGGCTGCGTTACGACCTACAGGCAATCATTCGCGATGTGATTGACTCACGGCGCGGATAG
- a CDS encoding PEP-CTERM sorting domain-containing protein: MVHMLPKEKRLNFTDSNIASTRSDRDYSSITFRLSCKGICHMNSSTIRRYAFSIVALAFVCVTPALADPLPGEILKFEQLPLNDGMGPSAGGALYFGHDERSTAYLNSTSTGYNGSYVADDFSDKLSTPVVHVQWWGSYANNIIDNGVTQFQISFSSDVPALNGVVSHPGSLLSSSIVNLGALSPASGTFTEKQINTATPGDHLYQYNGELAVPFKEQANTIYWMSITALTSDPNIGWGWHNRDYGLTNPLFAPVSPGEQNIGPAVSPVWHFQDDAIVGGIANGVPVPGFAPLFYQDNIDGPQGISSSSEDMAFRLYTSSVPEPSSLVSLGIGAVGITFLTYRRRRRRIPAALSPISIARRPETDSSTTTAIVQPMNIRRTLRCTSSHFSLSKCNHLTSALLVAVITVAVAARGSLANPIVYQQLPNASTAAFAVNDTVPRILADDFPITQTTQVTDLHVFGAFLSDNLPALGASDVTFSLSLHTDNGLSPSLPVNPPLWQSTTAPTSTSLVAVTLGEAFYDPVAGFIGSDTTIYEYDFNIAPQTLGPGTYWLNVEAQPGATANGVTAIFGWDTTTPASNLGDAAAWGSAALGGYPTPWNSSAGNAANPPYDLAFAITGNPVPEPSAICLAGTGLALLIGLAYRRIAQGAAVALAMAFVLVASPVAMATNLVSSGELSLFTQDGLNEFLANNIAAPDAKLTDWTNNLSIMADYGATASELIGATGPRYSGTE, encoded by the coding sequence ATGGTCCACATGTTACCCAAAGAAAAACGCCTGAATTTCACCGACAGCAATATCGCGTCCACCAGGTCAGATCGTGATTACTCGTCAATTACCTTCCGCCTTTCTTGCAAAGGGATATGTCACATGAATTCTTCAACCATCCGCCGCTACGCTTTTAGCATCGTAGCCCTTGCTTTTGTTTGCGTCACCCCGGCCCTCGCTGATCCGCTTCCCGGCGAAATCCTGAAGTTCGAACAACTTCCGCTCAACGACGGCATGGGACCGAGCGCGGGCGGGGCGCTGTACTTTGGCCACGATGAGCGAAGCACTGCTTATCTGAATTCAACAAGCACGGGTTACAATGGCAGCTACGTGGCTGATGACTTCTCTGACAAGCTTTCGACGCCCGTCGTGCACGTCCAATGGTGGGGCTCGTATGCCAACAACATCATCGATAACGGCGTGACTCAGTTCCAGATCTCGTTTTCTTCCGACGTTCCGGCACTCAACGGTGTGGTAAGCCATCCCGGCTCCCTCCTTTCGAGTTCGATCGTCAATCTGGGAGCACTGAGTCCCGCCTCCGGCACCTTTACCGAAAAACAGATCAACACCGCCACTCCCGGCGACCATCTTTACCAGTACAACGGCGAGCTGGCCGTTCCCTTCAAGGAGCAGGCAAACACTATCTATTGGATGAGCATTACGGCACTAACCAGCGATCCGAACATTGGCTGGGGCTGGCACAATCGGGACTACGGGCTGACAAACCCTCTGTTCGCACCGGTCAGTCCTGGCGAACAGAACATCGGCCCGGCCGTGTCTCCCGTATGGCATTTCCAGGATGATGCCATCGTCGGGGGAATTGCCAATGGGGTTCCAGTGCCAGGCTTTGCCCCCCTGTTCTACCAAGATAATATCGACGGCCCGCAGGGGATCAGTTCGTCCTCGGAGGACATGGCGTTCAGGCTCTATACGTCTTCGGTTCCCGAACCCAGTAGTTTGGTGTCGCTCGGAATCGGTGCGGTAGGTATCACTTTTCTAACTTACCGCCGCCGACGACGGAGAATTCCCGCAGCATTGAGTCCAATTTCAATAGCGCGCCGTCCAGAAACGGACAGCTCGACAACCACCGCGATAGTTCAGCCTATGAACATAAGGAGAACGCTCAGGTGCACATCGAGTCACTTCTCGCTCTCGAAGTGTAACCATCTAACGTCGGCCCTGCTGGTTGCTGTAATAACCGTTGCCGTCGCGGCAAGGGGATCGCTGGCTAATCCAATCGTCTACCAGCAACTTCCCAACGCGAGTACGGCTGCTTTTGCCGTCAATGACACGGTGCCGAGAATCCTGGCCGACGATTTTCCGATTACACAGACCACGCAGGTCACGGATTTGCACGTCTTTGGAGCGTTTCTCAGCGACAATTTGCCTGCCCTGGGCGCCAGCGACGTAACTTTCTCGCTCAGTCTCCACACCGATAATGGTCTGTCGCCCAGCTTGCCCGTAAACCCTCCGCTCTGGCAATCGACTACCGCTCCGACATCAACGTCGTTGGTCGCCGTGACGCTGGGCGAGGCGTTCTATGATCCCGTGGCGGGATTCATAGGATCCGATACGACCATCTATGAATACGACTTCAACATCGCCCCTCAGACCCTAGGCCCGGGAACCTATTGGCTCAACGTGGAAGCCCAGCCCGGAGCCACGGCGAACGGCGTGACCGCAATTTTCGGCTGGGATACAACGACACCAGCCAGCAATCTTGGGGACGCCGCGGCCTGGGGAAGTGCGGCTCTCGGCGGATATCCTACTCCCTGGAACTCGTCGGCTGGAAACGCCGCTAATCCGCCATACGACTTGGCTTTCGCGATCACCGGTAACCCAGTGCCCGAGCCGAGCGCGATTTGCCTGGCGGGCACTGGTCTCGCGCTGCTCATTGGCCTGGCATATCGACGCATTGCTCAAGGAGCCGCCGTCGCTCTCGCGATGGCTTTCGTGCTCGTCGCATCGCCGGTCGCAATGGCGACCAATTTGGTGAGCAGCGGTGAATTATCTTTGTTCACCCAGGACGGTCTCAACGAGTTCCTAGCAAACAACATCGCAGCACCAGACGCCAAGCTAACGGACTGGACGAATAATCTCTCCATCATGGCGGACTATGGTGCGACCGCCTCTGAGTTAATCGGAGCGACGGGACCCAGATACTCGGGCACGGAGTAA
- a CDS encoding response regulator — protein MLRRLGSESHIVVIDPCPKDYRDLTALAGEHGWSVHFLTSGRAAIQFAPRGHPALWMINVHLPDMLGFDFLEMLRELAVAARLFAIADHYDAEDERQACFRGADLYLCKDATRSIDCKPILKSLVTEKRFDSLRKFVDSHAGL, from the coding sequence ATGTTACGACGTCTCGGCTCTGAATCACACATTGTAGTAATCGATCCTTGCCCCAAAGATTATCGCGACCTGACCGCGCTGGCTGGCGAGCACGGTTGGAGTGTCCACTTTTTGACAAGCGGTCGTGCCGCCATCCAATTTGCACCGCGCGGTCATCCCGCCCTGTGGATGATCAATGTTCATCTGCCTGATATGCTTGGCTTCGATTTTCTGGAAATGCTGCGCGAGTTGGCTGTTGCAGCGAGGCTATTTGCAATCGCTGATCACTACGACGCCGAAGACGAGAGGCAGGCTTGTTTTCGCGGGGCGGACCTTTATTTGTGCAAGGACGCAACGCGGTCGATCGACTGCAAGCCGATCCTGAAGTCATTGGTCACCGAGAAGCGTTTCGATTCTCTGCGTAAGTTCGTCGATTCGCACGCCGGTTTGTAG